tcttgtaggtggttccacttgtgaaggcctatttgctttgcattactagattgaacTTAACCacttgaataacaattaataaaacaaatgttccAATTCCTGTATTTTTGGgttttgtgtggaagttagggagccttagtagtgagTACGACATACTGAACCTAGTTCTCCTCCATCCAAACTCGAATTGTTAAgactcatttacctaagttggacataattgtattaggttattctttttagttggacctaataattgattagaacaaattaattctatgttttggattaattttcaatggtaattttagaattaataggacaattataaactatggtttattgttctttttgataattttgcaaacctaagttggtttgttgcttattttaataatttggcaagccttacttggtttattgattatttttataatttggcaaacctaagttggtttattaattattttaataattcgGCAAACCtaattgatatttttaaaaaagaataaaataatacaagatttaataatgagttataaaatttgaattcgatctccaccattgatttaacaaggttagagttcattGGGGCCTCATGGtcctttgatttcgtctccctgcaATGTGACACcatatatattttcatcaatatttgatatggtttagttctcttttaaATTTGTAACAAAATATCATACAATAGAAGTAAATTTTTTGATTTGCataatggattttttttttttttttttttaatatgaattttaTGATTGCGGAAAGATCGATACTCTTGGTCTTCAGgtaataattattataaactcACATCTAAGTGGTTAGGAAGTTGAGCAAACCCTAGATAAATAGTATTTTCTCTAAAAGGTAAGAATTCATAATGGGACATTTGATTACACGCAAAGCCTTATATTCCATATTTTTCTTTAATAGAGATAACTTCTCAAAggctttgaatttttttttgtcctattcttatatttaaaataaataacttaattaaataatgttttaATTGAGTTGTTCTAGCTATTTTTATTATTGGTCGGAGATATATAACAAATGGAACATAGAATACAAACTCGAACATCATCCCCTTATGCTAACGTGCTTATTATATCACTAGGAATTTGTTTAGCAcatatctattttttctttcatatAAAGGAAAATTAGAATAAAAGGTTCAAATGTTTAACACATTGTTCATCTAGAAGATCTATATccttttaaatgaaaaaaaaaaattaaaaaacactaTCATATACAAAAACATACATATACTATTAGAATTTGATATTTGTAGTGCTTGATTAATTGTCCAATTATAACAAAAttcatattaataaaaaaattcatacgACAAAGCATACAATATAGTACACAGATATTAGATTTATCACAGTTGATCACACTGCGTGGGAACAAACGACAATGTTTCCTTAGAAAGATCATGAACGACAAGTAAATTCTGTTGCTGAATATTGCCAAAGATGGACATACCACTAGAGGACCCCAGAGCCAAGCAAAGAACTCCTAATGTCGAGTCACTCAGAATGTAGTTTTCCGGTGGAAGTTCCAAAACGGCATCGTTTTTGAAATGAAACGACAACTTGGGAACTTCAACTGACGTAGAATCCTTTGGCAAGTTAAAGCAAAGATCCAAACCTTGCGAACCCGTTTTGTCCACTGGAAGGTTTATCTGGGAAGTGAATTCCTCCTTGACAATATCAAAAGCTTTCTTTTCaagatatgtaatggttgttccAGAGTCTATGATTAGCCCTCCACTACCATCTTTTTGGAGGGCAAAAGTGTCTTTCTCGATGGATAGGAGAGAGCCTCCTACTGATATCCCTTCAAGGGAAAGATAGTAAAAAGATGGCTGTGATGGGTTTTTCATCAAAGGGGTGGTGACTTTAGCGCCAAAAGACGTGGTGTTCACGCTCGCTAATGACCCCATCAACAGTGAGCTCGTTTTGGTGTCGTCCATGGAGGTCAAGCAGTAAGAGAATTTGGGCTCCTTCAGCTGCGAAACTAGAGACAACGGCCCACGTCCGAGCCCCACGAGGCCCGCGCCTTGGCTGAACCCGTCTCCTTCGTTATCTCCGCCGCATCCAAACCCGATACCATTGACCAAAACCTTGACATCATCGCCGAATGCAAAAGTTTCTGTTGCTAAAACACCTTGAGTGGAAGAGTAATCTCCGTAGCCGTAGAAATACTCGCAGCCGTCGCTGCACGTTGATTGCGGAAGGGCCTCACATAGCTGGCTCGAACACGAGAGCTTAGAGAAGGAGGAAGAGTTTCTCGGGTCAAAAATGGGCGTGGGTTGATCGAAACAGGTCTCACAAGGTAAGCACTGCGTCCATATCAGGTCACTGCCGGTGTCCATTATGGCGGAGAAAGCGTTCGGCGGGGTTCCTATGGATAGCTGCATTAAGAACTCGCCGTTCCCAGCTCGTACGGGGGATTCAAACACCGACGACGACGATGATGAATCGGATTTGGCCGCCAACACCATGGCATTAAGCCTCTGCACCCTGTGCTTACCGCGCTTGATTCCCCGCTGAAGACGTTCAAGCTTTGTCAAGTTCATGCCATGATCGACGTGATGGAGCGTGACCCGAAAGCCGGTTTTCTTGGCCGTCGTTTGATGATGAAGAGTTTGTCTTGAAGTTGAATATACCGGAAGAACAAACAAGGACAGCAGAGCCAGAAGTGAAAGGATTGATAATACTGATAATAAATGAGCTGAAGTTCTTCCCATTTTTGGTTACGTTACTACAATTCCCTACTaacaataatattaataatatttcaAGACAAGACAAGAGGCGAAAGAAATGAGGTATTTGGGTTATGAATCTAATAAGGACTACATGAGGATGCCTTATATGAAAGATAAAAGTGTAACGGTGTGTTCAAAGTTAGACGGCTTGCTAGAAAAAAGTTAATTTCAGAAAACTCATCTAAATATATTATTACAAGGAATAATAAATTGAAGAGTGTAatactttttatataaaaaaataataatatgtaatTGATTATTGTTTATAATATTAGCTATTTTTGTTGAAGTAATTCAAATGAAGTAACAATAATAACATGAAAACGTATTACCAACTTCGAGCGTGAATGGAGTGATGTTGAGAGATCAGCGTTTGTTTACCAGTAGCCAATGCGTGTGGGTTGGTGGGAAAAGAAAGGGAGGTAAGATTTTTAAGCTCAAATATTATCACACTTTTTTTTCCTCGGTTTTTATTGAGTACGTAGTATTATTTTGGTTAATTTTCAAGGCTactatattaatatttatttatatatatattataagtgtgTGTTTTATATGTAAGATTTGTCGTTGTCGAGTAAAAGACACATGATTTGGGTCACCCAAGTTTGGTGGGTGTTGATGACTAACCTTAGAATGATAAGATGATGGATGATTGTGTTCTAGGAAAACAATCCGATGAAAGAACGCCACATTTTATCAAAAGTTTTTGACATACCATGATATCATGTCTTACGTATACATACAAGTTGGCTATCATACGTTTAAATCATATATATGTACAACCCaacagaaaaaaaaatgaaaaatcataTATGAACCATAGGCATGTGACTTTTATATACTCGTAACCTTTAGTTTTACAttgctttaatatatatatatataattatatatgacgCCTATACTTTAGAAACGCAACACTAAAAACGCTTATTAATTACAATCGAAAACTCAtgtgtttatgtatatatgtttgtaaacGATATATATTATTTCAGAAAACATAGGGAAGGAAAGATGTTTTATATGTGAAATTGTACGTAAGATATGGTATAAAAAAGCTACTTCATTTTTAGTGCATGTTTAAGTTTCGTCAGATTTCGGACCATTTTAGTCAACTACATATAATGGTTTTAGTTTGTGATTTTGATATTATCAATATATCTAAGATGGAGGTAATATATAGCCTTTATATAGAATAT
The genomic region above belongs to Humulus lupulus chromosome 1, drHumLupu1.1, whole genome shotgun sequence and contains:
- the LOC133800520 gene encoding aspartic proteinase nepenthesin-1 gives rise to the protein MGRTSAHLLSVLSILSLLALLSLFVLPVYSTSRQTLHHQTTAKKTGFRVTLHHVDHGMNLTKLERLQRGIKRGKHRVQRLNAMVLAAKSDSSSSSSVFESPVRAGNGEFLMQLSIGTPPNAFSAIMDTGSDLIWTQCLPCETCFDQPTPIFDPRNSSSFSKLSCSSQLCEALPQSTCSDGCEYFYGYGDYSSTQGVLATETFAFGDDVKVLVNGIGFGCGGDNEGDGFSQGAGLVGLGRGPLSLVSQLKEPKFSYCLTSMDDTKTSSLLMGSLASVNTTSFGAKVTTPLMKNPSQPSFYYLSLEGISVGGSLLSIEKDTFALQKDGSGGLIIDSGTTITYLEKKAFDIVKEEFTSQINLPVDKTGSQGLDLCFNLPKDSTSVEVPKLSFHFKNDAVLELPPENYILSDSTLGVLCLALGSSSGMSIFGNIQQQNLLVVHDLSKETLSFVPTQCDQL